GGCGTTCTCTCGAAGCAGCTGGCTGCGGCGGCGGATGTACTGAGTTCGGAACTGTGGGAAGGTGGGCGTGCGGTAAGCATTGTACCTGGGGCAGGGCAAAAAAGGTGATGAATGAGTAATGAGTAATGGAAAGCAATTTCAGCAAGTACTCTATATTCTTCATATCTATCTTAAGCTCTGTGTACTAGCACACTCATTTTACACACGAGTAGAATGTCTCTGTCTCTCATTAATAGTGCTAGTGCCACTCACTTTTGGCTTCCCTGTCTCATTTGTAAACTACACTACTAGGCCCAACTGGTTGGCTCGTGTCATGTACTAGTAGCTTCTTGGACCATGGTACCAAAATTCCCAATAATTGTTTCGCCTCTATACAGTTATGGAGCCAGATGTTAACACcgattttttaaaattccacTCGTAGTATTACTAGTACATAAGTGTCAACTAGTGCACATACTGCCTCAGCTTCTCAAATTAACATACACCCATCCAACTACTACGCAGAAATGTCAAACAGtagtgttatttttatttatttttaaaatattattattttacagtaGTGTTATTTTTATCTGATAAAGGAGCGATAGCTGTAGAAAACTGCAAGAAATCTAACGTGAACAATGACTAggcggaagtacaagccgaaacatTTTAGGTAATTCAACGTAGATATattgtttgtgataaaagaaccagttaaATAATAGTCAAAAACTAATTGTAGCTGTCTCAGATCACAGTTCAATATCTAGGATTCTGTTGCACATGTCTGCAAATGAATTGTGAGTATCTGACAGAAAAACCTAAAGCATGCCTATACAGCCTAAACAAAAGCCTATATGGATCAATTGCAAAAGTGTCATTTGTTTTAAGCAAAAGGATTTTGCAGATGTGTGATGAGGCAAAATTGAATTACAGAGAGCGACACTTATTAAAAGTGTTTACACCAAGTGTGTGGAATGGATAAGTTGAATATGAAGGGTATGGAATATTTTTTCTATAGGATGAGTTGTTTGATGACTATCAAAATGTGCCGCTGGTCTCACCTTGCGTCCACTGCCAAAACCTGCTGCCAAACCGCTGCCATTAGACAAAAAAAGCACAGTAGGCGAAGAGCAAGCCACTGCCAGGGCAGGACCTACACAAACACACCTTTTGAAGAGAAGAAACGAGGCTTTTATTCAAGTGCACACCTTAAGATAAACATGTATAAGTACGTGAAACGGCCACTCGATTTTACTTGTATCCACCTCTACGATCACAGGGTCAGCATTGAAAGCATTTTTTCTGTCAATTTGACACGGACAGATAAACAGCGACATCTAAAAAGCCAATAGTAGTCATGTTTTAGCTTGTTAGTTCTCGATTGTGGTTCGATGCTAACACGGCTAAGCTAGCAACTAGCAGACGAGCCACTCaatgatgacacacacacacacgatagtTTAACTCGATTTTTTCACTTGAACTAAGGGGCGCGCTGCTTATTAGTATATACAGATTGGTAAAGATTTACTTGACTGGatatagcgaagaaatatgttaGAAAGCGACGCACTTTCCTAGCTTTTCTCCATCGTCGCGTTTCCGGGTTGGTCACGTGACCAGGTAACCACAGGAGGGTCATACCCGGATGAAGACGTTTGCCACAAATGTAAATCTGCAGATGAAACAAAGTTTGTATTCTTCTGAAAGAACGGCATCTTTGTTTACTTTAAATATCTACTGCTAGAAAAAGGACAGCCCTCACGGTCCCATTCCAATGTCtttaatgtttgtttgtttttactctAGTTTTTCGTGTGACCCCTGGCATGTTTTAGTTTTTGTGTTGGTGATAGGCTGTCGGACGGACGGATGATTCATACTTATAAGTATGAACAAATATATTTGTTCATGTATCTTGTTGAATGTGTATTGCAGTAacattaaataatttaaaatgaatcatattttcctatcattgccAATAAATACTCATACAAGTCATGATCAGTGTTTTCGCATAGATTAGGGGGCCCAAATCTTTTCCTCCGAGGGTTGCATACAGAAAAATAGAAAGATGCATGGGtcactttgaaatgttttgacatTAACTTATTAAACATGGTAAAACCAATCAAGCAAGCAATAATTAACATAGTTTCTAACTATATAGGCATTTTTGGAAAATGCCTACTGCTAAAGTGATGAGGCAGATTGGGGGTGGTTGGGAGTGGCCTGAATCTCATCTTCTTAATAAGGCAGATTTGGGGGCGGTTGGGAGCGGCCTGAATTTGATCTTCACTTTCTTTCAGAAACAAATCAAATCTAGTCAACTGATGAGACTTGAGATTAGAATCCTTAGTGTGATATTGTTACACCTTGATACCGAACAGATAGCAGATCAAACCATTTTAGTTTCTGAAACTATATTATCTTGACTCCCAAGTCCAAAAATGTTGTCACTTTCTTACGTCTGAAGTTAAGTCATGTGACTCAAGTCCCCTCAATTGTGCTACTTCCTGTCCTATTTATGAAAGGGTGTGTTTTGATATTGACATACCACGAACAATAGATGCACTGACAGTTCCAGTGGCTTGACATATCACAAGGTCAGCTGGGCGGTTTTGCCTGGCTCAGCACAGAGGTGCAGAGCCGCAGGACGCGCCGCTCAGCTGACGGGGCTCTTTGCTTGTTTAGCACCGCTTTTTCTCGAAGGGGCCCCGCTGGCCCAGCTATTCAGCCACACCGACCATAAATGACCGCGTGGAACAGCACGTTTTGCACCGCATTCTGAACAAAACAGCATCGACTCTGGAGCACAGCCAAAATGCCAGGAACGAAAGGTGAGCAAACATACGATAACGTCCACAAACTCGCAGCACATCGTCCAGTTTTATTAACGGTAACCGTCAATGTTTTTAGGTAACAAGTCGGACAAGAAGTCAACTACCAAGGTGGGAAAATAGTTACATATCTGTATCtgtatcttcttcttctttcttcacAAAACTTTCTGATGTGTCCATGTTTCCGCAGCAACCTCAGAGTCCTAAAGAGCAGCCGAAGAAAGGTGATCAGAAAGGAGATGACAACAAGAAGCAAGGAGGTAAGCATTTATATGAAGCACAAGACATTAGGGCTGCagctatcaaatatttttagcaGTGATTATTCCATCAACTAttccattgattaatcgataaaaatgtaatttgcaGAATGTACGTACGTGTAAAATACTCTTTACTATCACTGTCCGTTAAAAGATTATTACCAAGATTAGAAGGAGGCAATATTTTTAACTGAGTGCTACTCTAGTACTTATTTATGTGACACTTATAGCAGCCTgcaaatcattattttttttcacggtAGATAAAACTCTTTTCCCCATTATCTCCGCATCTTTTCAGAAAATGTTCACCATTGTTTTTCGAAAAGTTAAAACAGATATTTGAAAATATCTTCAAGGGATTCGACACAAAGATGGAAACAACACAAATGGCAGAATGTTGAAAACAGGATTTGGAATTGTATCAGTTAAATAATGCTTCTAAAGCAGTGACTCTTTAAGTTTGTTAGGCTGTCTCTAGTGGTAAGCGAAAGAATTACAGATTTAAATACAATTAATAATGAGTGTGAAACAATTTTTGTTAAGTGCCCAGTGAAGCTATCTGTCCGTGTTTCATCCCCTCGCAGGACAGCCGAAGGGAGAGAAGCAGTAACTTCCAGGCCTTTGTGAAGATGGCACTGGAGACGTTGCTGGGCTCCTGCCGTCGCAAACACGGGGGTCCTCGGAGCAGGCAGGGCTAAGCCGAGTTCACCGCCCCCGAGCCGGATTGTTGGGTGGCCTTCCAACACGACATTTGCTCATCTCTCTCTCACAGAGAAGGAAAATCAAACGGATTCCAGATGTCTCTCCCTCTCCCATGTTCTCAGCCTTTATCTGTGACCACACTGTCCACCCAACATGCTGGATGCTTGTACTCcagtcccccccaaaaaaaattcttgcTCAAAGCAAGACCCCATTTTGTCACCCTTTCCCAACTCACCCTCAGTATGGACTGTTTAACAGTCTATACATTTTTCTTGTAAATAATTATTCAAATAAACAATTCTTTCTTACATGATTTGAATGTGACTATTGATACTTTTTATAGCAGGAATCTCTTTCCCCCCCATCTGCTTTGGCTTTgggttcatccatccattattcaAACCGTTTTATCCTCACAAGGAATGCAGGTGGTCCTTTTTCACCTTTggaagtttttcttttctttctaaaaTGAATATaggtacataaaaaaaacaatagtgtTGTATTCACTTTAGATCTCAAAATGGTTTTGTGGCTGCTGGTGTATGATGTAAATGGCTCAGAATGTTTAAAGTTGCCGACCCGTTCAACAAATACCGCTTGACAGTGAAACAGGTTTCATGTAAAATTTTATAAAACGATTATCACAGGTGGATCCGTTCATTCACATTCACAGGGGAAAAAATATACTCATTGAAATCGGCTGCTGAAGTGAGCAGTGAATGCTCAATTTTCTGCAGTGGGGTTCATTCACATAGACTTTTGCCATACGCTGTGCAAGACTTGGGCAAATAGAGCCCTCACTCTCTAATATATGTAACACTTACGTGCTTGCACTTACAATTTAATCCTTGAATGTCACAACTACACCGAGAATATGTATTAGCAGTCAGACATTTTCAGGTAATCACATAAAGTCATCGGAATCTGTGGTTGAGGAGAAATACACAAGACAAACGGTTTAATCATCTCTACAAAAGCCTGTGTCAAAATTAATATTGAGAGGAATAAATTAAACACTATCCTGATTCCAAACGTGaatagtaattgcaaaataaaatgacttttACCCCTCAAAATGCATTTGCTGGTTGACATTCGAATTCTAAAAAttccaaaagaaaacaacagaCATAAATAGTAAAAATGATTATCCATTGGTTGCCAAGCGTCACGATCGTTGCCAAATATTACTGTTTAGTCACTTTTGCTGTACATAATTAACATGAAGTGGGAGTTTTAAGAAAAGTGTGGTTTTAACTTGGCAGCAACACGATACTGATGGGCACACCTCAGCAGTCTTGCACAAAATGAATCTTGCAACTAATAAAGTATAGTGTTTTATTTAGTAACACTTCATCACAACTAAGGTAGAGACAGAGCCCAGAAGTTTATgacagatgattgacagctcataAATCACACCTGTCTcttattggttgtttttcctctggTGTGCTGGTTAACTGCAAATCTAAATTAGAGGCCAGAGAACGCTGTTGTTCACTTTTTTACAGATCATTTGACTCTTTTAACAAATTTGACAaaaagtgttgtatttttttgtgactTCAAACTCCCCCTCTACAATCATCTTGGGCTTAGGGCAACCACCTATAACTAATGAGTAATACGTGACAAATGAaatgaatgtttgaatattattTGTGCTATATTAATCTTTATGAAAATTCACCATCTGACACATGCTCATTTGAAAGAGTGATGTTGGtttagaaatgttttttccCATAGATGCTCACTGTTCTTTAAATGGGAACCGCTGAACAAAAGGACATTGTATAATATCTGTTGATCATCATCAGGGAAAATACAAAGTATGATTATGAATCACTAGAGGTGATCGGAAAGCTCATCTGGCGCAGAGATAACAAGTCAACCCCCAGAGAGAACAAGCCGATCCCCGCCACGGTGATCGCTATTGATTGTGACTCGCAGGGAGACATCAGTAACTGCTGTCACAACATGAGCACTCGGAAAGAAACAAGATGGCGTCCATAGAAAAAGagaaaggagagtggtgaggataTCAAAAGGATTCCTCAGCAGGCTGGGATGACACATGAAGCAAACACCAAATGGTGCCAACCTGGCGATCGATTGCTTCTTTGACAGTCACAGGGAAGAGAACGCTCATTGTTGCTGCTTCTTTTGCCCGTTCTCCAATCTAGAGAACGAGGCGGTACAATATCCAGCATCCAAATGTGATCCAGTGGCTTGTCCAGCTCAGCTCTGACCACTTCTGAATGGTGTGATGGCTTATGTCATCCTGTAGGGAGGgggcaattttattttttggctcTCATGCCGCAAATCTAAACCATACTTAGAGAACTACCCATATACAATAGCTACATATGGGCCATTCCAACGAATTGGTGCTATCTCAAAATAAACTTCGATTTCTAAGCTACTCAAAATTGGTATTGGCGCATTTGACTTTTTTGGTCAATTTTATTGTACTGAAAATTCTGATTTGAATAACACCACTAAAAGTGAAAGAAGTGAATTTTTAGCATATCATTGGTAAAACATGAAATATTGCCACGTTAAATTTATGCAACAATGTACCTTAGCACAGTACAGCGAcaaaatgctattttaaatgtaaacaaacaatacaaaaaatattctGATGACAGGATTGTGCCAAAATTTTAACCCTCTGATTCGTAGTTGAAATTATATCAaacatagaaataaataaatggacttGCTTATGGCCTTCCCATAGACTACAGAGGATCTGAATAATACAACTTTCTGTGGACCGTGTGACTTATTGGGTGGGTTGGCCCATATGTATTCAAATATATTAAACTCACCTCATCTTCTTCCATGTAGTCCACACTGGAATTGAACACTGAACCCAGATACGTCAAATGGACTATTGCCAGAGCGCTGAATGCTATGTTGATCATGTATACCCAAAATACCTGCAGAGATTGAGGCAACACCGTAAGTTCATGTAGGAAGCATTTTGTTTGCAGGGATTCTCAGGATTTGTCAAAGCAATCCTGCATAAcagcttttcttttcctttctggGCATCCTGCCAGACACACTAACTCTAAATTATATCACTTGACAAGCGCCGGAAGACCGTTGAGTCTGCTGTATTTTAACTGGTGCAGATGTAGTTTCCTTGAGAATTAAAACACAAAATCTTCCACATTAGTTTACGAGGAGAAATTGATATTCTGCTTCACTTGACATTCACCTTAATCTAACCCTTTGCAAAATATAGATCTTGCACAAATGTCTTTGTTGATGCTTATGCTAGCATCATTTCTGCACACACAACATACATTCTCTGACCACAGACATCCGCAATCACTTCACAATTCAAAACAATTGCTCTATTTAAAAAGTCTCCTTTAACTGGCTCTGTGCacattgaaaaatgtttttatgaatGTGCCACTGCAAAGGTTTCTAATATGGGCTTACGTCACCATTTTATACCTCAACTTGAATTACTACTAGTTGTTGAAGGAGCTCCATGTTTGACACTGACAATGTTTTTACATTAGAGCTTATTATATTTAGCAGGTCTACCTTCCAAAGGTTTCAAACGCTTTATTGCCACTTCCActtgaagtttactgtcaaaccAAACATCAAATATAGAATTACACCCCGTGTATTATAAACAACCACATAATTTTGCGTCTAAGGCTGCTATCTTTATGCTGATGCTAACATGTGGAAAACGCCATAGAGTCTGCAGTGTGCACCTGCAACCGGGTCATGCACAAAGgctgaaaggaggaaaaaaatcagTAAAAAGTAATATCAGCCATATCTAGCAGAGGTCTAACGGAGAGCTCGGGAAGGATGCAAGACTCAGCAAACTGTTCATGCACAGTAAACAAAGAGCCGTGGAGagaaaagagaaataaaaaaagagacagGTACATCACCTTTTTGTTCTGGTGGGTGCAGTTCGGCTGACATTTCTTGGACAGAACACAGCCATTGAAAATGGCCGCCAGTCTCTTTCGCAGCACTGACGCAAAAACAGAGCAGAGCCGAGGCATTAACATAAAGAGCTTGAGCGATGACAAATAAATGATTGTACCGCAGTGCACAGAAATGGAGCCTAATGGTGGCGGCAATCAGCCATTACTGCAAAGCTAAGTGTGGAAAGGAGACATTAGAGCtgaagtgtcaaactcatttgagTTCAGGGGTCACATTTAGCCCAATTTCTTCTCAAATGGGCAGGACCAATTTGTTTCACACCCTCAACTGACTCATCACAACAGACAAACCCAAACGGGCATGATTCAGAAAGAGGCTGCTTGGTATGTAATTTGTATTCATACAAATACATAAAGTTGAGGCAATTAGATTAATAATGTAATAATTTTAGAAACTCATTTAAGCGGTAAGTGGGCATTTAGTAAGTTCGTTATACCCACTTGGTTATTTGGTCAAATTAAATCAGTAGTCAGAGATCCATATATAAACCAAACAACGGAGCGGACTGAAGCTTATACTGTCTACCCTTTTCACATAATATCAAACTATCAGACTAGTCCTAGTTATCAGTGTGCCCTTTAGTGGACAAAATGTGTATGTGTACTCTTATTGAGAGATTGCAATCTGTTCTGGCCAATTCAGGCCCGtgggccgtatgtttgacacCCTTGTATTTGACAGACTCTCACCGTGCTCAGTGTAGGTGATGAAGCCCAGGGACAGGAGCACGGCACCTAAATGGAAACTCAACCCCTATCAGGCACAACGATAAGTCAATTGAATTAATCcaatattaattaattaatttcttAATCATATACGGAGGGTTAGTCTGAATGCTTTGTCACTCACGTGCAGAAGGGCACTGGCTGCGTATGTCACCATGACGGCAGAGAAAGTCCCAAATTtgagagcactttgaaatacGTCTACAAAATAAAACTGGCAGTTATTTTCTATTTAGACTTGCTTACAATACGACATACAGATATACGAACGCTATATGGTGGCAGTGAACTCAACTCGGTTCACTTCACAACACAAAGCAGTTTGACAGAAGGAGGAAATCTTCAAAAAGAGGCTTCAAGCTTGTTAAAAGCAACATGACAAGACTTCTCCGAATTGACTTTCTGTCAAAATGCCGAGTCCCGGAGGAATAGTCACTCCAACCTGAGAAAAAACGCAGAATGTGTCTTCAAAGCACTATCGCCTGCCCACATGCAGCAAATATTTGGCTTTTGGTGATGTAAAGCTCAGATGTGTACCGATGAGCATTCATACTGCAAATGCATCGCATACACATGATCTACATTCACATATGAGGCCTGTGTCAATTTTGggacaaaaaaatggaattgaCCTGCTGTGTGAACACAGCCAATGACTGATAAGCATAATCATCTAACAAACTCAAACTGTGACTAAAATCAAGGAGCCGTGATGAATTCATATTGCATTGTCGCGTATGAACATTCCAACTCACAGGTGTGAAGAAAACGTGACATGGGCAGATTCCATGATGTGACCACCTCCACCATCGAGCGAGGAAACTCGATATTCAGCGGCTTTGACACCGTCAGATCCCTACAAAGCAAAAGTGTCTTTTAATGTGTGGACTATACGAGCCCGTGCCGTCCATTACGATGCTTTCATTTACGGACCATTTGAGGTTTTCTTTCTCCTCGGTGAAGCCGGCTCCGGCCAGAGTGGCTGTGGTCTCGctcaaaaaagcaacaaaatagTTGCTGAAATGGAAAGACAGCGTGTTCTCGTAAGCCAACAACCAcctagggggggaaaaaaagattttttatttttctgggcTCCCTTAAAATCTATAAAAGGTCATCGCTGTCAATTGAGACAACTTTCTTGGACTCGCGCGTGCAACACATTCAATGCAGTTAGCATCCTACCAAAAGTGCAAATGTGGCATTTATTTAAGTTTAATTTATTTGGACATGGACATTCCAAACATTACATTTGCATATTCAGTACATAGTAATCATCACGTTCAATTTtaacaacttttattttgagcTAATCTGGCGTAATTAGTTTTAAATATTTAAGCGCAATGTTCCAACTGTACAGTGGCTTGCAAAAgtatcaacatttatttttaatgaataCATAATGCATACATAATTTAATGTTGCTCATTGTAAATCTGATCAATGCCATGCAACATGTGCTGTGTAAATGCACAATCCAACAACGTACTTACTTAGCCAGTGAACCTCTaagcagaaacaaaacaaatgaggtTTTCAGTTTTAGTAAACAATCAAACCAAAAATAAGCATGCTTTAAAATGCTCACATTAATCAAAAAAAACTCCTCaccttgtttttcttctctttttactatGAAAGGACCAAAAGTAAGCAGATGCATGATGATACAAAACGAGAAATCAGAGTGCAAATCCACATGTGGCCTCCGTATTGCACTCACCTCCTTAGCAGCTTGTCTCCGTAGATAGGAATGAAATAGGGGAAGAGGTAGGGTGCCACGCAGTTGGAGAGAACCAAGCAGATCTGACTTTTCACCCAGCTTAAAGACACTTTGAACAACCATGAAAGGCTctgcggattaaaaaaaaaaaagatagtgaAGTGCAACATTTCTACTGAGTGGCTATTGCATTGCACGTACCATCTTCCGTCCTTCTAAAGCCTCTTTGTAGCTATTGAAGCTGATCCACGGCCCGAAGATAACTGTTCCCACATAGTAAATGTAACCCATGAATTCGATGGGAGAAGGTACCCCGGTCAGGACGCCTCTGTCCAGATCGAAGGCCAGCGAGACGGCTTTCATGGCCACCACCATCTGTGAACCTGGAATAGCGCGGCCGATACTTGGAACGGGCCTTGAATAATTAATGCATGAAAGGATGGGCGGCTGTGCTACTTACCTCTCATCTTGTGCCAGTTGGTGGTATCCATCATGTGAAGTTCTCTGCTCAAATCAAGCATAATTATTAGTTGTTGTAAAGTTTTGAGTGAATTTTAGGTTCAACTCAAAATTTCACCCATAATAGGTACGTTATATGAAAGTAGGGCTAAATGATTCTGAAAGATAATTGTGAGTctaatattataataattataatatatataataataatataataaaaaattttttcagcttcatacatatatttttaacaGAAACAACTAATAAATGAATCCGTGTTCCAATAAGAAATATCCGATTTTTcatactgtacataaatattggTTGATTGATGTTACCATCAACCAAATAATTCATACAGAGCAAACATGCAATTACAGTCAGGGTTTCTTCTTAGCACTTCTTATGACAACTTTACAAAATTCTACAAAATAAGTGTGGCGTAAACATAAATAAGTCCGAAATGAGATTACAATAACAATGCAACAAATCTGTTGCTTTATCACTTGTCCTCTCATAAAACAATGTGTGAATATTTGCACTTCAACACAAAAATAGACACTATATAAATCGTTTTTAAAAAAGCTTACGACCGGGCAAAATGAAGCACAGGTTTTGCGAATTGCAGCCTCTGCAATTCGAAAACTGCCTTCTAAGTCAATTTTGATATGATTAGATAAGCAGGtaagaaaatgaatgaa
This region of Syngnathus typhle isolate RoL2023-S1 ecotype Sweden linkage group LG2, RoL_Styp_1.0, whole genome shotgun sequence genomic DNA includes:
- the LOC133150349 gene encoding protein-serine O-palmitoleoyltransferase porcupine-like isoform X3; this translates as MGTFSRQKFFQELIHGCLLPTAQQGLEQVWQLLLICLLCRLLWMLSFPSVLKHLATVAGGFYVLYLFFELHMIWVVLLSLLCYLFLFLCRHSTMRGTFLSITVLIYLMLGELHMMDTTNWHKMRGSQMVVAMKAVSLAFDLDRGVLTGVPSPIEFMGYIYYVGTVIFGPWISFNSYKEALEGRKMSLSWLFKVSLSWVKSQICLVLSNCVAPYLFPYFIPIYGDKLLRRWLLAYENTLSFHFSNYFVAFLSETTATLAGAGFTEEKENLKWDLTVSKPLNIEFPRSMVEVVTSWNLPMSRFLHTYVFQSALKFGTFSAVMVTYAASALLHGLSFHLGAVLLSLGFITYTEHVLRKRLAAIFNGCVLSKKCQPNCTHQNKKVFWVYMINIAFSALAIVHLTYLGSVFNSSVDYMEEDEDDISHHTIQKWSELSWTSHWITFGCWILYRLVL
- the LOC133150349 gene encoding protein-serine O-palmitoleoyltransferase porcupine-like isoform X1; translated protein: MGTFSRQKFFQELIHGCLLPTAQQGLEQVWQLLLICLLCRLLWMLSFPSVLKHLATVAGGFYVLYLFFELHMIWVVLLSLLCYLFLFLCRHSTMRGTFLSITVLIYLMLGELHMMDTTNWHKMRGSQMVVAMKAVSLAFDLDRGVLTGVPSPIEFMGYIYYVGTVIFGPWISFNSYKEALEGRKMSLSWLFKVSLSWVKSQICLVLSNCVAPYLFPYFIPIYGDKLLRSKKRRKTRWLLAYENTLSFHFSNYFVAFLSETTATLAGAGFTEEKENLKWDLTVSKPLNIEFPRSMVEVVTSWNLPMSRFLHTYVFQSALKFGTFSAVMVTYAASALLHGLSFHLGAVLLSLGFITYTEHVLRKRLAAIFNGCVLSKKCQPNCTHQNKKVFWVYMINIAFSALAIVHLTYLGSVFNSSVDYMEEDEDDISHHTIQKWSELSWTSHWITFGCWILYRLVL
- the LOC133150349 gene encoding protein-serine O-palmitoleoyltransferase porcupine-like isoform X2 — its product is MGTFSRQKFFQELIHGCLLPTAQQGLEQVWQLLLICLLCRLLWMLSFPSVLKHLATVAGGFYVLYLFFELHMIWVVLLSLLCYLFLFLCRHSTMRGTFLSITVLIYLMLGELHMMDTTNWHKMRGSQMVVAMKAVSLAFDLDRGVLTGVPSPIEFMGYIYYVGTVIFGPWISFNSYKEALEGRKMSLSWLFKVSLSWVKSQICLVLSNCVAPYLFPYFIPIYGDKLLRSKKRRKTRGSLAKWLLAYENTLSFHFSNYFVAFLSETTATLAGAGFTEEKENLKWDLTVSKPLNIEFPRSMVEVVTSWNLPMSRFLHTYVFQSALKFGTFSAVMVTYAASALLHGLSFHLGAVLLSLGFITYTEHVLRKRLAAIFNGCVLSKKCQPNCTHQNKKVFWVYMINIAFSALAIVHLTYLGSVFNSSVDYMEEDEDDISHHTIQKWSELSWTSHWITFGCWILYRLVL